From Granulicella sp. WH15, the proteins below share one genomic window:
- a CDS encoding choice-of-anchor D domain-containing protein codes for MNHTFLSHLRSSQTPASGTAPLPLPPAVLRPKPPQPQRRTLHLVILVALAILASCCCTPTLLAQKTSYVDANLTPNGPTYIDTVTATVIVRDMNSGTGIGQSGTVTVSVDGGSAKSGTLTNSTAYVNLGTLAIGNHAVTINFSGSTNYTASTTSTTIQVTDAPLTFVGTQGTTLFQSGSVFDVQGVAVDTADNFYIADQALNFIKKEDTFGNVTKLPFTGLNGPTGLALDTAGNLYAADMGNNRILKMPPSGIQTVVTVTGLNGPTWLAYDRSNDILYIADPKNGRIVKLVISTGTQTDVITGLPNLRGIGLTSQNKLLFADHVQGFFEIDTDGTQIPIYASAGFPGGIAGDAFGNIFVSDTGHNILLRIDATGNQVQVNDGGNPVIGMASDSHGRIYLAIGPRVDIVAPTSGRTPDSVVNNGGPTGLLTSLIYQSPQSLPTFTIAAAPAKLFQLDSGMSCYNPTGMCYQYIEPSPQSAGFNEGSFTTTYNGASSTLPLWTIGIGGSAAFSPGIPSQISSGASTIGGVALDIAGDRYVSDTANKTVFKVSTTGSPVKLGFTGLSSPTQVAVDASGAVYVLDTGLNEILRLDPSGTQTVSYKGTGEGTAVSSPTAFALDGDTNLVLGGSGRGTGVVARVVRQDLPPILLPPATTSITLTSSLGTITAVAIDPYENVYALESSGNLWSYSIAGATTQLASGLSGATGFGVDAASNAYVVTANTGNITVVHPDKSTSTLSLNGLYSAVAVAVDSFGDLLVGDGADKQLLFLDRTQQNYIFGNVNLGSSYTLSASVSNLGNQPFIFSGSLPSNGTFAPATSTGECNPAGSPPTKLSPAASCDLSYTFTPPSATAFTYSGSLTTTPSTLFDTTGLGAMQFSGTGVVTTAAPHPILTPSTINFGSLTVGTTSTAQTATLLNSGTAALTITSFGFFGPNTSSFAQTNNCGSTLAAGASCSVAITCTPSASGTVTADLGANFPSPLVQQYIALSCTGASATTATPQAALTPASVNFNSVATGSSSAAQTFTLANHGNAALSISSISLGGTKAFAVGSNNCGASLAAGSSCTISVTFTPSAVGSATATLTIADNAPGSPQSSTLTGTGTASPAAADFTVTATPASQSITSGSSAAYSVNVASTGGAFAQAVALAASGLPAGATVSFSPASVTPGDSAAQSTMTIRTASPQMARGNGLPRWPFTAPVFAALLLLIPGKRLSLGKKSRGLFASLACIVALFGIAVSTTGCGAGFALPSSAKTYTITVTGTSGSDTHSTTVTLTVQ; via the coding sequence GTGAACCATACCTTCCTCTCGCACCTGCGCTCCTCTCAAACTCCTGCCTCCGGGACAGCACCCCTGCCTCTGCCCCCAGCCGTCCTTCGGCCTAAGCCCCCCCAACCCCAACGCCGAACTCTCCACCTGGTCATCCTCGTCGCACTAGCCATCCTGGCCTCCTGCTGCTGCACCCCGACTCTCCTCGCGCAAAAAACCAGCTACGTGGACGCCAACCTCACCCCTAACGGCCCCACCTACATCGACACCGTCACCGCCACCGTCATCGTCCGCGATATGAACTCCGGCACCGGTATCGGCCAGTCCGGCACTGTCACGGTCTCGGTCGACGGAGGCTCCGCCAAGTCCGGCACGCTCACCAACAGCACCGCCTACGTCAATCTCGGCACGCTCGCCATCGGCAACCATGCCGTCACCATCAACTTCTCCGGCAGCACCAACTACACCGCTTCTACCACCTCCACCACCATCCAGGTCACCGATGCCCCACTCACCTTCGTCGGCACCCAGGGCACCACGCTCTTCCAGAGCGGATCAGTCTTCGACGTCCAGGGCGTCGCCGTCGACACCGCAGACAACTTCTATATTGCCGACCAGGCCCTCAACTTCATCAAGAAGGAAGACACCTTCGGCAACGTCACCAAGCTCCCCTTCACCGGCCTCAACGGTCCCACCGGCCTCGCCCTCGACACGGCCGGAAACCTCTACGCCGCCGACATGGGTAACAACCGCATCCTCAAGATGCCCCCCTCCGGCATCCAGACAGTTGTCACCGTCACCGGCCTCAATGGCCCAACATGGCTGGCCTACGACCGCAGCAACGACATCCTCTACATCGCCGATCCCAAAAACGGCCGCATCGTTAAATTAGTGATCTCCACCGGCACCCAGACCGATGTCATTACCGGTCTCCCCAACCTGCGAGGCATCGGCCTCACCAGTCAAAACAAGCTCCTCTTCGCTGACCATGTCCAGGGCTTCTTCGAGATCGACACCGACGGAACACAAATCCCCATCTACGCCAGCGCCGGATTCCCCGGAGGCATCGCCGGGGACGCCTTCGGCAATATCTTCGTCAGCGACACCGGACACAATATCCTCCTGCGCATTGATGCCACCGGCAACCAGGTCCAGGTCAACGACGGCGGCAACCCCGTCATCGGCATGGCCAGCGATAGCCACGGTCGCATCTACCTCGCCATTGGCCCCCGCGTCGACATTGTCGCCCCCACCTCTGGCCGCACCCCCGACAGTGTCGTCAACAATGGCGGCCCCACCGGACTCCTCACCAGCCTCATCTACCAGTCCCCTCAGAGCCTCCCCACCTTCACCATCGCCGCTGCCCCAGCCAAACTTTTCCAACTAGATTCCGGCATGTCTTGCTACAACCCCACCGGCATGTGCTACCAGTACATCGAACCGTCCCCCCAGTCGGCCGGCTTCAATGAGGGCTCTTTCACCACCACCTACAACGGCGCGTCCAGCACCCTTCCTCTCTGGACCATCGGCATCGGGGGTAGCGCGGCCTTTTCCCCCGGTATCCCCTCGCAGATCAGTTCCGGAGCCTCCACCATCGGTGGCGTCGCTCTCGACATTGCCGGAGACCGCTACGTCTCCGACACGGCCAATAAGACCGTCTTCAAGGTTTCAACCACCGGTTCGCCCGTCAAGCTCGGCTTCACCGGCCTCTCATCCCCGACCCAGGTCGCGGTCGATGCCAGCGGAGCCGTCTACGTCCTCGACACCGGCCTCAACGAGATTCTTCGCCTCGATCCCTCCGGAACCCAGACCGTAAGCTATAAGGGCACGGGCGAGGGAACCGCCGTCAGCTCGCCCACCGCGTTCGCCCTCGACGGAGATACGAACCTGGTCCTCGGCGGAAGCGGCCGCGGCACCGGAGTCGTCGCCAGAGTCGTCCGCCAGGACCTCCCGCCCATCCTCCTTCCTCCCGCCACCACCTCCATCACTCTAACCTCCAGCCTCGGCACCATCACCGCCGTCGCCATCGACCCCTATGAGAACGTCTACGCACTCGAGTCGAGCGGCAATCTCTGGAGCTACAGCATCGCCGGAGCCACCACCCAGCTAGCCTCCGGCCTCTCCGGTGCTACGGGCTTCGGCGTAGACGCCGCAAGCAACGCCTACGTCGTCACTGCTAACACCGGCAACATCACCGTAGTCCATCCCGATAAGTCCACCTCAACCCTGAGCTTGAACGGCCTCTACAGCGCGGTCGCCGTGGCAGTCGATTCATTTGGGGATCTTCTCGTCGGCGACGGCGCGGACAAGCAACTGCTCTTCCTCGATCGAACCCAGCAGAACTACATCTTCGGCAACGTCAACCTCGGATCCTCGTATACCCTCTCCGCGTCGGTCTCGAACCTCGGCAACCAGCCCTTTATCTTTTCCGGCTCGCTGCCGTCCAATGGGACCTTCGCCCCTGCAACCTCGACCGGTGAGTGCAATCCCGCCGGCAGCCCACCCACTAAGTTGTCCCCCGCTGCAAGCTGCGACCTGAGCTATACTTTCACGCCTCCATCGGCCACGGCGTTTACCTACTCCGGTAGCCTCACCACGACGCCATCCACACTCTTCGACACCACCGGCCTCGGAGCCATGCAGTTCTCCGGAACCGGGGTCGTCACCACGGCCGCACCCCATCCCATACTCACCCCGTCCACCATCAACTTCGGCAGCCTCACCGTCGGAACCACCAGCACAGCGCAGACAGCCACACTGTTGAACTCCGGCACCGCTGCGTTGACCATCACCAGCTTCGGATTCTTCGGCCCCAACACCAGTTCCTTCGCCCAGACCAACAACTGCGGCTCCACCTTGGCAGCCGGGGCAAGCTGCTCCGTTGCCATCACCTGCACACCGTCTGCGTCAGGAACTGTCACCGCAGACCTCGGAGCAAACTTTCCCTCACCCTTGGTTCAGCAGTACATCGCTCTCTCCTGCACCGGAGCCTCCGCTACCACAGCGACTCCTCAAGCCGCCCTTACCCCCGCCTCTGTGAACTTCAACAGCGTTGCGACCGGCAGCAGCAGCGCAGCCCAGACCTTCACCCTTGCCAACCATGGAAACGCGGCTCTGTCGATCAGTTCCATCTCCCTCGGCGGAACCAAGGCCTTCGCTGTCGGGTCGAACAACTGCGGAGCGTCTCTTGCCGCAGGCTCTTCCTGCACGATCTCCGTAACGTTTACGCCTTCCGCCGTCGGCTCTGCCACCGCGACGCTAACCATTGCCGACAACGCCCCCGGCTCACCGCAGAGCAGCACACTAACAGGCACGGGCACAGCGTCACCGGCTGCCGCCGATTTCACCGTGACCGCGACCCCAGCCTCCCAAAGCATCACCTCGGGAAGCAGCGCCGCTTACAGCGTAAACGTCGCTTCGACGGGCGGCGCCTTTGCCCAGGCGGTCGCCCTCGCCGCGAGCGGCCTTCCGGCCGGAGCGACGGTCTCCTTTTCGCCCGCTTCAGTCACGCCCGGAGACTCCGCTGCCCAGTCCACCATGACCATCCGGACAGCCTCTCCTCAGATGGCAAGAGGAAACGGCCTTCCACGGTGGCCCTTCACGGCACCAGTCTTCGCAGCCCTGCTGCTGCTCATCCCAGGCAAGAGACTCAGCCTCGGGAAGAAAAGCCGAGGGCTCTTCGCGAGCCTTGCCTGCATCGTTGCCTTGTTCGGCATCGCGGTGTCAACGACAGGCTGCGGTGCCGGCTTCGCGCTGCCGTCGTCCGCCAAAACCTACACCATCACCGTGACCGGAACCAGCGGATCGGACACCCACTCAACCACAGTCACGCTGACCGTGCAGTAA
- a CDS encoding glutathione peroxidase produces MEEFPLRKFCLVLLLCLSTAAIAGSAKQIYAYKLKTIDGEPTTLAPYKGKVLLLVNVASACGYTPQYAALESVYEKYKDRGLVIVGIPANNFANQESGTEAEIKTFCNRKYHVTFPMMSKVSVKGDDETPLYRYLTDKSANPTIGGDIKWNFTKFLIARNGSPITRFEPATKPDSPEVISAIEAALK; encoded by the coding sequence ATGGAGGAATTCCCCTTGCGTAAATTTTGTCTCGTTCTGCTGCTCTGCCTCTCAACCGCAGCTATCGCTGGATCGGCCAAACAGATATACGCTTACAAGCTCAAAACCATCGACGGCGAGCCTACGACGCTCGCTCCCTATAAGGGCAAGGTCCTCCTCCTCGTCAACGTCGCGAGCGCCTGCGGGTATACCCCGCAGTATGCCGCTCTCGAATCCGTCTACGAGAAGTACAAGGATCGCGGTCTCGTCATTGTAGGCATTCCCGCCAATAACTTTGCCAATCAGGAATCAGGCACCGAAGCCGAGATCAAAACCTTCTGCAATCGGAAATACCATGTCACGTTTCCTATGATGTCCAAGGTCTCAGTCAAGGGAGACGACGAAACTCCACTTTACCGTTATCTCACCGACAAGTCTGCTAACCCGACCATCGGTGGGGATATCAAATGGAATTTCACCAAGTTCCTGATTGCCCGCAACGGCAGCCCGATCACCCGCTTCGAACCGGCGACTAAACCGGATTCCCCCGAAGTAATCTCTGCTATCGAAGCTGCCCTCAAATAG
- a CDS encoding serine hydrolase domain-containing protein, with amino-acid sequence MKKIRIASTIRFTMMGLLIATTVAVPCIAQKPAHNAPDEAIVKPETVGFSSERLERLHALIQQEVDGKQLAGAVTILARHGKIVDYRTYGQRDIASGTSMTKDVIFRDYSMTKPITGVAMMILYEEGKWLPSDPIAKYIPEFEHLKVFKGVDADGKAILVDPDHPPTLRELMSHTAGFSYGSGHTVVDAMYQDQKVMQSTNLQEMIDKLAKIPLNYQPGKGWTYSASMDIEGYIVEKLSGQTLPDFVRDHITVPLEMKDAGFFVPAEKRSRFASNYRPDAQDHLVPVEANSSIPTDYATQPTMPSGGGGMVSTAIDYYRFAQMLANGGELDGKRILAPATVKLMTSNHLPESLLTGEFGIGLQVMRPGFGYGFNCAVVFDPLAATLPDGKGTFFWDGAAGTWFWVDPTNDVVFVAMIQRMGGHDNHRLEYRSHATVYQALLDPSK; translated from the coding sequence ATGAAGAAAATTCGAATCGCAAGTACAATACGCTTTACGATGATGGGCCTGCTCATCGCTACAACAGTAGCAGTCCCATGCATCGCTCAAAAGCCAGCTCATAATGCCCCCGATGAGGCTATTGTGAAGCCCGAAACCGTCGGCTTTTCCAGTGAGCGCTTGGAACGGCTGCATGCCTTGATCCAGCAGGAGGTCGACGGAAAGCAGTTAGCTGGCGCCGTCACGATTCTGGCGCGACACGGCAAGATCGTTGACTATCGCACCTATGGACAGCGCGATATCGCAAGCGGTACTTCAATGACCAAGGATGTTATCTTTCGGGACTACTCCATGACGAAGCCAATTACAGGCGTCGCCATGATGATCCTTTATGAGGAAGGGAAGTGGCTGCCCTCTGACCCGATTGCGAAATACATCCCAGAGTTCGAGCACCTCAAAGTATTCAAGGGTGTCGATGCTGATGGCAAGGCAATCCTCGTTGACCCCGATCATCCTCCAACGTTGCGTGAACTAATGTCGCATACCGCTGGCTTTTCTTACGGTTCAGGCCACACTGTAGTCGATGCAATGTATCAGGATCAGAAAGTTATGCAGTCGACCAACCTACAGGAGATGATCGACAAGCTTGCGAAGATTCCATTGAACTATCAGCCGGGTAAAGGCTGGACTTATAGTGCCTCCATGGACATCGAGGGGTACATCGTGGAAAAGCTCTCGGGCCAGACGCTGCCGGATTTCGTGCGCGACCACATTACAGTTCCACTGGAGATGAAGGACGCAGGCTTTTTTGTTCCGGCGGAGAAGAGGTCTCGCTTTGCTTCCAATTACCGCCCGGACGCACAGGATCATCTTGTTCCCGTGGAGGCCAATAGCAGTATTCCTACAGACTATGCGACACAGCCTACGATGCCTTCAGGCGGAGGAGGCATGGTCTCCACGGCTATCGACTACTATCGCTTTGCGCAGATGCTCGCCAATGGAGGCGAACTGGATGGAAAACGCATTCTGGCACCCGCCACTGTCAAGCTCATGACATCGAATCATCTACCAGAGTCTCTGCTGACGGGTGAATTTGGAATAGGCTTGCAAGTGATGAGGCCAGGTTTCGGTTATGGTTTCAACTGCGCCGTTGTCTTCGATCCGCTGGCAGCGACTCTCCCCGATGGCAAAGGGACTTTCTTCTGGGACGGAGCGGCGGGAACCTGGTTCTGGGTAGATCCAACCAATGATGTTGTCTTTGTCGCCATGATTCAGCGTATGGGCGGCCACGACAACCATCGTTTGGAGTACCGCAGCCACGCGACGGTCTACCAGGCGCTTCTTGATCCTTCGAAGTAG
- a CDS encoding outer membrane beta-barrel protein — protein MFSMNGGSGSYAYHLGPQFATVFEVGAVHASKVDASGLDLTLTSFLLGPRFFYRRPQARFVPYAQVLLGAVRATGGLAPANSGGAASSTVFGSTLGGGVEFNLNRKITLRLAQVDYFVTTFPNKADNHQNNLRFTAGAALHFGKR, from the coding sequence ATGTTTTCCATGAACGGCGGCAGCGGATCGTATGCCTATCATCTGGGACCTCAGTTCGCCACCGTGTTCGAGGTCGGAGCCGTGCATGCCTCGAAGGTAGATGCCAGCGGTCTCGACCTGACGCTGACGTCGTTTCTGCTGGGGCCCCGCTTCTTCTACCGCAGGCCGCAGGCTCGCTTCGTTCCCTACGCTCAGGTGCTGCTCGGAGCGGTCCGGGCAACCGGAGGACTGGCTCCGGCCAACTCGGGCGGAGCCGCTTCGTCAACGGTCTTCGGCTCGACCCTGGGAGGAGGTGTCGAGTTCAACCTAAACCGAAAAATTACCCTCCGACTCGCCCAGGTCGACTACTTCGTCACAACATTCCCCAACAAAGCAGACAACCATCAAAACAACCTTCGATTTACCGCAGGCGCAGCACTCCACTTCGGAAAAAGGTGA
- the ggt gene encoding gamma-glutamyltransferase, whose protein sequence is MFFRCLRLVGFVSLAYLAIAPLANAQFNSAPTAGAPAPNGAGGFIRDSRKHPHEPSRDNAFSMTINKYGIAATLQTLASQASASILAKGGNAVDAAIAANAALGVIEPMMNGIGGDLFAIIWDPKQKKTYAINASGWSPKNETIDAMKAKGITTMNGDGIYAITVPGAVAGWEALHKRFGKLPLSVDLAPAIALAENGFPVTETDSANWDQYGMPYKDRPAFTSVFLPSGTYPKIGQMFRNPDIANSLRMIGQKGADAFYRGPIADAIVKVSEENNGFMTKSDLADYKPEWIEPVSTTYHGWRVYETPPNTQGIAALSMLNVMERYPLREWGHDSAKTLHIEMEAKALAYADMLHYVGDPNVEDIPTQKLISKELAKERAAGITDKANCAVLPSDRKEQLDKLQSDTTYLATVDRDGMVVSLIQSNAGNFGSGFVPEHTGFVLQNRGSGFYMQPGQPNSLAGHKRPLHTIIPAMMQKDGVTIGFGIMSGFNQAQAHAQFVANVVDFDMNIQAAMDAARFNKGNSGCSVNIEDGYPKEVLEKLALQGHQINLVPRYSMVMGRGNVAMHDDTLGVNFGASDPRADGQAIPEQPPY, encoded by the coding sequence ATGTTTTTTCGTTGTCTTCGCTTGGTCGGCTTTGTTTCTCTCGCATATCTGGCCATTGCTCCATTAGCAAATGCGCAGTTTAACTCTGCACCAACGGCAGGAGCTCCCGCACCCAATGGTGCCGGTGGCTTTATTCGTGACTCACGCAAGCACCCTCACGAGCCCTCACGCGACAACGCTTTCTCCATGACGATTAACAAGTATGGAATCGCCGCGACTCTGCAGACGCTTGCTTCGCAAGCCAGTGCAAGCATTCTGGCTAAAGGAGGTAATGCGGTCGACGCAGCTATAGCGGCTAATGCAGCACTTGGCGTGATTGAACCGATGATGAATGGCATTGGTGGCGATCTCTTTGCGATCATCTGGGATCCTAAGCAAAAGAAGACCTATGCCATCAATGCCAGTGGGTGGTCTCCGAAGAATGAGACCATTGATGCAATGAAGGCCAAAGGCATCACTACTATGAATGGAGACGGTATCTACGCCATTACCGTTCCTGGTGCCGTCGCGGGATGGGAGGCACTGCATAAGAGATTTGGCAAACTACCGCTTTCTGTTGATCTGGCGCCAGCCATTGCGCTAGCTGAAAATGGATTTCCCGTTACAGAGACTGACTCTGCTAACTGGGATCAGTATGGTATGCCCTATAAAGACCGGCCGGCTTTTACTTCAGTCTTTCTACCGAGCGGCACCTATCCGAAAATCGGACAGATGTTTCGTAACCCAGACATCGCGAATAGTCTTCGCATGATTGGACAAAAGGGGGCGGATGCTTTTTATCGAGGACCTATTGCGGACGCTATTGTGAAGGTCTCTGAAGAGAACAATGGGTTCATGACTAAGTCCGATCTTGCGGATTACAAGCCGGAGTGGATTGAACCTGTCTCCACGACCTACCACGGCTGGCGCGTCTACGAAACACCTCCAAATACGCAGGGAATTGCAGCCTTGTCCATGTTGAATGTGATGGAAAGATATCCGTTACGTGAATGGGGCCATGACTCGGCCAAAACATTGCACATCGAGATGGAAGCCAAGGCACTGGCCTATGCCGATATGCTGCACTATGTCGGCGATCCGAATGTCGAAGATATCCCTACCCAGAAACTTATCTCCAAGGAGTTAGCGAAAGAACGCGCAGCCGGTATTACGGACAAAGCGAACTGTGCGGTGCTTCCTTCAGATCGTAAGGAGCAACTCGATAAGTTGCAGAGTGACACGACCTACTTAGCCACAGTGGATCGTGATGGCATGGTAGTCTCCCTAATCCAATCCAATGCCGGAAACTTTGGCTCCGGATTTGTTCCTGAGCACACCGGCTTTGTTCTACAAAACCGCGGAAGCGGCTTTTACATGCAACCCGGACAGCCCAATTCCCTGGCAGGCCATAAGCGTCCCCTGCACACCATCATCCCTGCCATGATGCAAAAGGATGGCGTCACGATCGGCTTCGGTATCATGTCAGGCTTTAACCAGGCTCAGGCGCATGCGCAGTTTGTTGCAAATGTCGTTGATTTCGACATGAATATTCAGGCCGCGATGGATGCTGCTCGATTCAATAAGGGTAACTCTGGTTGCAGCGTGAATATTGAAGATGGCTATCCGAAGGAAGTTCTTGAGAAGCTCGCTTTACAGGGACACCAGATCAATCTCGTGCCACGTTATTCGATGGTGATGGGCCGCGGAAATGTCGCGATGCACGATGACACATTAGGAGTGAACTTTGGCGCCTCCGACCCACGTGCGGACGGACAGGCGATCCCAGAACAACCCCCTTACTAG
- a CDS encoding glycosyl hydrolase 115 family protein: MLSPFLSIRAARVAAFVIIAVAASIFVAQRAWALGQERYVQFSSAPGSFTIVNANTTATIYVDPKDWPGVFRAANDLSNDIKDITGKTPRVISSAKVTDRNVIIIGTVGRSEIIDRLVAAHKIDVSAIRDKWESYFTQVVRNPLPGVDSALVICGSDKRGSIYGVYDLSEESGQSPWYYWADVPAKKHAELHVKAGKFLVGEPSVKYRGIFFNDEAPSLSGYIHAKYGDVPQNSDPAKGAIIPAGVANYGHEFYSHVFELLLRCKGNYLWPAMWNNAFNEDDPADAATADMFGIVMGTSHQEPMLRAQKEWDRLPRSVTGGSWNYATHSDVLDRFWRDGLTRNKNYESIITMGLRGENDSAMVQGTDQAIDLLNKIIPAQRKIIGEAINPDVSKVPQMWNLYKEVQNYYETGRLHAPDDITLLWAEDNNGNIRRLPTDEERKRSGGAGIYYHFDYHGGPTDYRWVNTSPISRVWDQMSLAKQYSADRIWIVNVGKFKNIEFAIDYFLNLGWNSNRWTNDTMREYTRLWATREFGSEHASEIADIMTLYTKFNGRRKPERLATSTYSVANYNEAETVANDYNALASRAEALSRLLPKDQQDAFYELVLFPVKACANLTEMYVAGAKNELYAQQGRISANDFADMARRDYANDAALMKHYNTEFAGGKWDHFQDDVHIGYTSWAEPRAPSMAQIHLTSVPIANTPALGVAVENSAAAWPGGEGEPILPRFNSIAQQRRYIDVFNRGTGAVQYTATPSDPWIVLSAVRGSVAKEERLWVSIDWSKAPQGAAFGSVKIAHGDTAVNVKVDAISAADVTRDTLTGFVEDGGVVSIEPEHYTSKADMGDLKWIRVEDYGRTLSAMRGQGPVDFGPLSPPQESPRLEYKTYFFTSGEATVYNVLAPNLAFIPGRDLRFAVSIDDQTPAMVTGVPTTIVAAASPRDGNEWEKNVKDEARIVSAKVQIPSSGYHTLKVWMVDPGITLQKIFMDLGGLKPSYLGPPESYYKPLRLSQAKPSQR, from the coding sequence ATGCTCTCGCCTTTTCTTTCGATTCGCGCAGCACGGGTTGCCGCTTTTGTCATAATCGCCGTAGCCGCCTCCATTTTCGTCGCGCAGCGTGCATGGGCCCTGGGTCAAGAGCGTTACGTCCAATTCTCGTCGGCCCCCGGCAGTTTCACCATCGTCAACGCGAACACAACGGCGACGATCTACGTTGATCCGAAGGATTGGCCAGGTGTCTTCCGAGCCGCCAACGATCTCTCCAATGACATCAAAGACATCACCGGCAAGACGCCCAGGGTCATCTCCAGCGCCAAAGTTACTGATCGTAACGTCATCATCATTGGTACCGTCGGGAGGAGCGAGATCATCGACCGGCTGGTCGCTGCGCACAAGATCGATGTCTCGGCCATCCGGGACAAATGGGAGTCGTATTTCACACAGGTGGTTCGGAACCCTCTGCCGGGGGTTGATTCGGCCCTGGTCATCTGCGGCTCCGACAAACGCGGCTCCATCTACGGTGTCTACGATCTCTCGGAAGAGTCCGGCCAGTCGCCCTGGTATTACTGGGCCGATGTGCCTGCCAAGAAACATGCCGAGCTCCACGTGAAGGCGGGCAAGTTCTTGGTGGGAGAGCCCTCCGTTAAGTATCGCGGCATCTTTTTCAACGATGAAGCCCCATCCCTATCCGGCTACATCCACGCCAAATACGGTGATGTCCCGCAGAACAGTGACCCTGCCAAGGGGGCCATCATACCTGCCGGTGTCGCCAACTACGGTCACGAGTTCTACTCGCACGTCTTCGAGCTGCTGCTTCGATGCAAGGGGAATTATCTTTGGCCAGCCATGTGGAACAACGCGTTCAACGAAGACGACCCGGCGGACGCAGCCACGGCCGATATGTTTGGTATCGTCATGGGCACCAGCCACCAGGAGCCCATGCTTCGCGCCCAGAAGGAATGGGACCGCCTGCCCCGCTCCGTGACCGGAGGATCATGGAACTATGCAACGCACTCCGACGTGCTGGACCGATTCTGGCGAGACGGCCTTACCCGGAACAAGAACTACGAAAGCATCATCACCATGGGCCTGCGCGGCGAGAACGACTCCGCCATGGTCCAGGGCACGGATCAGGCCATTGATCTCCTCAACAAAATTATCCCCGCCCAGCGCAAGATTATCGGTGAGGCCATCAATCCCGATGTCAGCAAGGTTCCGCAGATGTGGAATCTTTACAAGGAGGTCCAGAACTACTACGAGACCGGACGCCTGCACGCTCCAGACGACATCACCCTTCTCTGGGCCGAAGACAACAACGGGAACATTCGCCGTCTCCCCACCGACGAGGAACGCAAACGTTCGGGTGGCGCCGGTATCTACTATCACTTCGACTACCACGGCGGACCTACCGATTACCGCTGGGTCAACACCAGCCCTATCTCCCGCGTCTGGGATCAGATGTCGCTGGCCAAACAGTACAGTGCCGATCGGATATGGATCGTCAATGTCGGCAAGTTCAAGAATATTGAATTTGCCATCGATTATTTTCTCAACCTCGGCTGGAATTCGAACAGGTGGACCAACGACACCATGCGCGAATACACGCGCCTATGGGCTACACGCGAGTTCGGCTCCGAGCACGCCAGCGAAATCGCCGACATCATGACGCTTTATACGAAGTTCAACGGACGGCGCAAGCCGGAACGTCTGGCCACCAGCACCTACAGCGTGGCGAACTATAACGAGGCTGAGACGGTCGCCAACGATTACAACGCACTGGCCTCCAGGGCAGAAGCACTCTCCAGGCTCTTGCCGAAAGACCAGCAGGACGCCTTCTACGAACTGGTGCTCTTCCCCGTCAAAGCCTGCGCCAACCTCACCGAAATGTATGTCGCTGGCGCGAAGAACGAGCTTTACGCCCAGCAGGGTCGCATCAGTGCCAACGACTTCGCCGATATGGCCCGCAGAGACTATGCCAACGACGCCGCGCTGATGAAGCACTACAACACGGAGTTTGCCGGTGGCAAGTGGGATCACTTTCAGGACGACGTCCACATCGGCTATACCAGCTGGGCCGAACCCCGTGCTCCCAGCATGGCGCAGATTCATCTCACCTCGGTGCCTATTGCGAACACTCCGGCACTCGGCGTCGCCGTTGAGAACTCCGCTGCCGCGTGGCCTGGCGGTGAGGGGGAACCCATCCTGCCCAGGTTCAACTCTATCGCCCAGCAGCGGCGCTATATCGACGTGTTCAATCGTGGCACCGGCGCGGTCCAATATACCGCCACGCCCAGTGATCCATGGATCGTTCTATCTGCCGTTCGAGGTTCTGTAGCGAAGGAGGAACGCCTCTGGGTCAGCATTGACTGGTCGAAGGCTCCTCAAGGCGCCGCCTTTGGCAGCGTGAAGATTGCACATGGCGACACGGCGGTGAACGTCAAAGTTGACGCCATCTCTGCTGCCGACGTCACCCGCGATACGCTCACCGGTTTTGTCGAAGATGGCGGCGTCGTTTCCATCGAGCCCGAACACTACACAAGCAAGGCCGACATGGGCGACCTGAAATGGATCAGAGTCGAGGACTACGGCCGGACTCTCTCTGCCATGCGCGGGCAGGGGCCGGTGGATTTTGGTCCTTTGTCGCCTCCTCAAGAATCGCCCCGCCTGGAGTACAAGACCTACTTCTTCACCTCCGGGGAGGCGACTGTCTACAACGTTCTCGCCCCCAATCTTGCGTTCATCCCTGGTCGCGATCTGCGCTTTGCCGTCTCCATTGACGATCAGACGCCTGCGATGGTGACGGGGGTACCGACGACCATTGTTGCCGCTGCCTCACCGCGGGACGGCAATGAGTGGGAGAAGAACGTGAAGGACGAAGCTCGCATCGTCTCCGCCAAAGTCCAGATTCCCTCCTCTGGCTACCACACGCTTAAGGTATGGATGGTCGATCCGGGTATCACCCTGCAGAAGATTTTCATGGACCTTGGCGGACTTAAGCCGTCGTACCTCGGGCCTCCTGAGAGTTACTACAAACCGTTGCGTCTGTCGCAAGCCAAACCCAGTCAGAGATGA